Proteins encoded by one window of uncultured Draconibacterium sp.:
- a CDS encoding DUF5009 domain-containing protein, translating to MNEKSNYRFPEDRLLSLDFFRGITMFLLVAEGTHLWSVLIQEPVSGTIFEFFFQQFHHHPWNGLRFWDLIQPFFMFIVGVAMPFSFAKRVKRGDSRKQITRHIIKRCIILLTFGVGLHCAYNRKLVWELWNVLSQLSVTILIAYFLMRYKWSVQILVSIGLLILTELLYRTFPLEGFNQPFVKDHNFGSWMDMVLMGKINNGGGWVTINCIPTAAHTIWGVVAGQLLQSTKSPTKKVKHLLSSGLIILFAGYLLHWTSVTPIIKRIATSSFVLASGGWALLVLAFSYWIIDIKKINNWIFPFVVVGTNSIFIYLFSNTVGGQWLNGFVAIFTNGILAWFKTPEFIINLITALSVLTLEWLLCYYLFIKRILFRI from the coding sequence ATGAACGAAAAGTCAAACTACCGCTTCCCTGAAGATAGGCTACTGTCCCTTGATTTTTTTCGTGGAATAACCATGTTCCTATTGGTAGCAGAAGGTACACATCTTTGGTCAGTGTTGATTCAGGAACCTGTTAGTGGAACAATTTTTGAATTTTTTTTCCAACAGTTTCATCATCATCCATGGAATGGATTAAGATTTTGGGATCTAATTCAACCGTTCTTTATGTTTATTGTAGGGGTGGCAATGCCTTTTTCGTTTGCAAAAAGAGTAAAAAGAGGCGACTCGAGAAAACAAATCACTCGACACATCATTAAGCGTTGCATAATTCTACTGACTTTTGGTGTTGGTTTACATTGTGCCTATAATCGTAAGTTAGTTTGGGAACTTTGGAATGTCCTGTCTCAACTTTCAGTAACCATTTTAATCGCTTATTTTCTTATGCGCTACAAATGGTCGGTGCAAATACTTGTTTCTATTGGATTACTCATACTTACAGAATTACTGTATCGAACCTTCCCATTGGAAGGTTTCAATCAACCTTTTGTAAAAGACCACAACTTTGGCAGCTGGATGGACATGGTATTAATGGGAAAGATTAATAATGGAGGTGGATGGGTGACTATTAACTGTATTCCAACTGCAGCTCACACAATTTGGGGCGTTGTGGCCGGGCAATTATTGCAATCAACAAAAAGTCCAACAAAAAAGGTTAAGCATTTGCTGAGTTCAGGATTGATAATTTTATTTGCCGGTTATTTACTCCACTGGACATCTGTAACACCAATTATAAAACGTATTGCAACCTCATCGTTTGTCTTGGCATCAGGAGGTTGGGCTTTGCTGGTTTTAGCCTTTAGCTATTGGATTATAGATATAAAAAAGATCAATAACTGGATTTTTCCATTTGTGGTTGTTGGCACCAATTCTATTTTTATTTACCTTTTTTCGAACACAGTTGGCGGACAGTGGTTAAACGGATTCGTTGCCATTTTCACCAATGGTATTTTAGCCTGGTTTAAAACTCCTGAATTTATTATAAACCTGATAACCGCTTTAAGTGTTCTTACTCTGGAATGGTTACTTTGTTATTACCTGTTTATAAAACGAATACTTTTTAGAATTTAA